CTCCGGCGGCAAGGAAGGGAGACTCGTCGGTGTAAGCGCCTGCGACGCATCGGGCTTGCCGACGGTGGCCCTGCAGAGCGGGCAGCTGGTGTGGGAGGCAAGCCACATGTCGACGCACTCGGTGTGGAAGCCGTGGCCGCACCGGGGCAAGAACCTGGCCTCCTCCCCGTCCTCGAGCTCGGTCAGGCACACCGCGCACTCCACCCCGACGTCGTCCGTGGAGCCCTTCGGCCCCGCGCGGTACACCGTGACCGGTAGCGACCGCAGCAGCTCCGGGTCGACGCCCCCTGAGGCCGCCCCCCGGACGCCGCGTGGCCGCCCCCTCGGCGCGGTCCGGACGCTTGTGTTGAAGTAGTACTGGAGGAAGATGAGCGCGAGGGCGAAAGTCAGGAACACCAGAAAGATGCCTGCCATGGTGAGTATGCCACCGATCGGCATGGTCGGCGCGGCCGCGGAGACCGCCGGCGCGACCGCCCAGCCCGAGGATGAGTCCATAGCAGCGGCGTCGGCCTGCTCGGATTCTTGTACCATGTAGTTACGCGGTCTTGGTCTTTATCAATTCCGTGGGGCTTGATGAGTGAAGATGCGCTCGATGTGAAAAAACTCGGTACATATATATATGCGCAGCGTTGGAGTGACGAGGTCAGTGACACTGACATCGATGAAACAGGGGAGAAAGAAGGTGGAAGGAAGGGGGCAGGCGCGCGCGCTCGATGAGTCTTGAGAGGCAAGTCTGATGCTGTTTGCGGGAGAGCAGTGCAGCGCATGCCGGACgggtcagcggcggcggcggttctTTGAACTCGTGCTGCCAAATGAGTGGAAGATGCTGCAAACGCGATTACCGCACGTGTTTCTTCTATGGGATGCCCTTCTCCAAGTTGGCAGGCATATCGGCCTAATTTTTTTTTCAGAATACGCATTTATTGATAGATAGATAAGAAAAGTAGACGGGGTGCTAGCTTGGTGGCACAGACAAGCGGGTATAAGGCGGACGAGAACTTGGTGCTCTCAGGTACCCGCGCACCCTATATACGCAAAAAAGAATTAGTAATTCAAAAGAAGTTAAAAAAATTAATTTTTTTTGGAATCAAACATGATCAGGTATTGTACTCGTATAAAAAAATTGGACAAGAAATGATTCATATTGACTTCACGGCAAAAAAGACAAGTTTATGACGACAATATAGCGTGTATAGTACTTGTACATATCATTTTTTGCCAAATCTTTGACCCAGGATGCAATGAAAGTCATTCTCTGACGAATCTTTTTATATGACTACAATACTTTATCATGTTTGATACCAAAAAAGGTTTggaattttttgaacttttttgaattACTAATTTTTTTGCATATAGGGTGCACCAATATCCAGGTTCTCCTTCGTATTTTCCGTATATCGGCCTAATTTGAAGGTGTTTAAAAGAAAACATATACAGTaattttcatgaaaaaacatcCAATAATGAGGAGAAGGCGTCTCTATACTACTATAGCCCATTATTTTACTATAGTCCATTATTTTACTTGCTCTTAGCATGAGGGGCGTGTAACTTGGAGATCAGAGATGAAATGCTAGATGGATCCACCAATCCAAGTCACTGCTTCGGCTTGACTCGCGACCCCGTTTCCAGGCTACTCTTTGACAAAAGACAGACTCCGGCATGGCGGCATTTAACATGAGGACGAACTATCGTCACATCCTTGTTCCATCTACAGCACTTTCCAAGTAGTACTACTACTCTGATATTGGTTGGGTGCATGCTCTGCTCGCTCGTTGCATTATATGCATGCGGTACAAAAATCATCCTTTTCTTTAGTGCTTTATCTCCCAGAAAGCGCTCTTAGTTCAGTTCGGTAGAACGTGTGTCTCTAAGTCATAAAATTCTCTAAAAATATAGAGAAAGTttcaaaaacaaagaaaaaagtGAATCAATTTAGTAGaaagaagggggggggggggggggggggtccgttGTTTCTCAGTCATACTTTGAGAATTTTCATGTAGTATCAGTCATTGGCTATATATGCATATATGTATTCGTTCAGCTTGGTTGTGTGCATCTTAGTTAAGCAGAAGACAAGTGTAATGCTTAAACCTTTCAAGTAATAAAACGCCTCTTTTCAAAAAATGTATTCGTTCAGCTGATGATTTTATTTCGTGTGGGGCCTACTATTTGACTTATCATCAAATTGGAGGGTGTCGGGCAATGATCAATCGTGGGCTATGGCCCATTTAGTTAGGTGTTCCCCGTCCAAGCGCTTTGTTTGTTTATGATTTTTTTGGTTGCCTTTTGCTTTTCTCGGATTATTTTGATATTCAGTCATTCTTCTTTAAGATTGCGTGAACCTTAAAacgttttattttgaaaagtcatcattttaaaattttcagaaaaaaaattaaaaagtgTGGATTTCTAGAAACATTTTTGAACATTTTGTGGAAAAATATAAAAATTTACAAAAAAACAAAcattttatataaattattttttaaaaaatatgcaGATATCTTTTATATTTCCAGATATATTTCAAGAAAAATGAACACTTTTCAATTACAAATTATTTTCATAAAATGTGGAAAATTCTAACGCTTTTTATAAAACTTGATAAGAAACAAACGAAAAACTGGATTGTAACCTTCTAGAAGTTCATAGATCAGGAAACACAGGGAACATAACCTGGCTAAATAGGTCGACGGAGTTCAATTCTCGCTCTATGTTATTATTAATACATTACTCTAAGAGAGAATCATATATGAAACGCCGTTTCGGGCGACAGTGTGGTGCGGCCCGTTTAGTTTTTTGGGGGGTGGGTGGGGCGGGGAATATTGCTCGTTCAGTTTTTTTCGACGGCTCTTTTTCTGTTATGTTTGCCAAATGGGCCTTTTATGTGTCGGAAAGCACTAGAGCGAGTTAATTTTTTTGGGCAAGGGGGTATATTAATATCACGAAGATACCAATTACACCCAGCCTCTGTACTAACAAGATATCTAAAGACATcaaggatgcacacagccaagaAAAAATATTAAACAAAGACCCTGTCACGGTGATGAAATACACAACAACAACACTCTAACCACCACCGAAGACAACACTTGAACCGTGAAAAGAGATTCTCCAAAaacgatgccttcaagaaggaaatAATGCACCAGCATTATCATCGTCCGATCGAAGATCTTGAGTTTTCACTCTGGAGAAAATCCGATTTCACAAAACAATGCCTTCTGTAAGGCTATTGCCAGGCACAACCAATGAAGGCCAGACCTTGGGCTTTCACCTTGGAAATCACGACTCGGTGCACGAGGAGCACCAGAAAAATGCAGTTCACATGTACTGCCGTGCCCCCTTGCCAAGGTCGTTGCTGCAAGTCACCAACACCCGACACACAGGAAGAACCTGTGCCGCCATTCTCCATCGGCACCAATACACCTCTACACCATTACAAACCTCCAATCGCAGCCACCATGACTTTCTCCACCTCTCTCAATGCCATGGAAATCCATATTTAGACATGTCCCATGGTCTCGTCAATAAAGTGAAGCTTCGCGCCACACCCTCAGAAAGCCTTATTGGGCGAAGATAAGGGAGCGCACGACCGGATCGATTCTGTTCTGGATATCCAGTGACGCCATGTGCCAATCAGCGGAATCACTGAGAGGAAGATCGGAACTCGCCGGCGCCTTGATCGAGTAGGCCCGCATTAAGGTGATCGATGACTTGACGCTTGAAGAAAAGCAAGGCCAAACCACCTTTATTCGGGCCGAACCAGCAACCCCCACTCCGCCGGCCAGCTCCCGGCGATCGGATCGAGTAGGCCAACCCCTTCCTGCCCAGATCGAGCCCAAGGTACAAAATGGTACAAGAACTAAAAAAAGGTACACTTTTCCTCAAGTCTAACGGTGCAACATTGAGTATCGTCAAGTCTCATCGTGTGGCACTCGATCTGTGTTGGACCCACTTGCCAGTGTGTGCAAAGATGAAAGATAATGGGGATTAAAAATACAAGATGTTGAGGGGGTCGAACCCATGACATCACAGAAGGTTGGCCAGATGATATAAGGAGAGAAATTGCAAGTCTTCATTTTTTATGACACAACGGGTTTTTTCCTCATGTGTGCCTTGTCACTGGGATAGATAGTAGATCACATATGCCCCGTTTTAATCTGTTTTGGTACATTTCTAGCTCACTAATTTTCACTAaatgaactttgttatttataTGCTCAAGGTGGATGTATCTAATGTTTTCACAGCAACTAGTAAGGTGGCCCTCGCAAATGTGAGGGCATCATCTTTTAGTTTGTCAAAAATGTTAAGTATTTACTTTTATCTTATTTGGATATTTTTTAGTATTATTTATTGCTTCATTGCATAATAAAAGATACTTTAGGTAATGATACATTTCTAAAAGTGTAACATTGACCTTTATTTGTATATAAACATATGTTTATGTTGCAATAAATAAAAAATTAATAATAAAATGTAATTTTGCAATAAATTTAATGGTAATAATATAGTGAGGCATCTAGCTGAAATACAATATCCAAAATAACATGCAATCCTCGCCCTACTAGATCAATTATCATGTGCTCTACAATATGCCTACAATTGTATGCCTTTTTCATTTTCTGCATGTCTACACAAAGTAATCCAAATATGTTTCTATATGGCCTCCTCACATGGTCCCTGCTTGCATATATAATTGGATTCATCTATATTAAAATGTGATAATGTCATTAATCTTGTATTTTAAGTTACAGTACAATGTATAGAGAGCAATTACCTAGTTATCGGAGTAACAAATGTCTAAAACGCATGATAGATAAGAGGATCAAGGGCATATCATACAATCTCAAGCAACATTGAACTATCTTCTTAGCAATATTAAGTGTGAAATAATAATACATGCATGGAATAATACAATGCTTCAATTATTTATGTCTCACCTCTCTCTTAATCGGCAGTTAGTCTCCCATGTACTGATATACATGAGAAATCAAACACTATATTAAAAGCAGAAGAGTAATCTGCAACATGCCAAGTAAGAACTCACTTATGAGCCATGCAACATGCATTGCTCTTGAAGAATTATGCTTAACATGGTGACATTGAGGTGGAAACAACAAAATTTTGAAACCATTGAATTTGTGTCATAGCTTCACGTCTAATTGCATATCTAAGCTACTAACTTGTATATACTGCCAATCATGTCAGGACAAAAGGTATGATTGTATACTAGTTTGGTTTGGACCTCTAACTTATGCCTCTTAGCCTCTTGCGTTAACAGATATGAGCAGGGAGAGGGAAAGACCTGGGAACAGATTATAGTTTTTAAATACAAAACCAATGCTCCCAACCTCTGTTCCAGCCCTACCCTCCATGCCTCTCCTTTTTTGGAAAGGAGTGATGTGGGTTGCTCACGCTGCCATTTTGGTTATAATTGGCAAGTGGGTATGGAAGAAGACTGAAGTTTGGTGAAATCAGTGGTTTGGTTTCTGTAATCTTGTTATTCAGTTTCGGGTACTGTAATGTATAACGAGCAATGTATCACCATACCTGATGTATGGGATGGTTTGAACCTTAAACTGATATTTCAGAGGTGTGTAGATGAGAGGCGCATGCACCGGTGGTTTGATTTGATTAGCATTGCTAGGTCTCTTTCTTTATCTGTTGATAATGACTCTCTCATTTGGAAACTTAATTCCAAAGGAGAGTACACTATTAGCTCTTTGTATGTCGTagttgttgggaaacgtagcatgcaatttcaaaaaaattcctatgctcacgcaagatctatctaggagatgcatagcaacaagagggggagtaccctcatagaccgaaagcggaagcgtttgacaacgcggttgatgtagttgaacttctcggaaccgatcaagcaccaaacatacggcacctctgagttctgcacatgttcagctcgatgacgtccttcgaactcttgatccagcagagtgtcgagggagatttccatcatcacgacggcgtggtgatggtgatggtgaagtgatccgcgcagggcttcacctaagcactacggtGATATGACTGGAGGCGTCAACTGTGGAGGGCGGCGCCGCACACGACTAAcagatgttgttgtgtgttctaggcgcctcccccctcctatatatataggtgggagggagagggagcagccaAGGGGGGCACTCCAAGTAGGAGAAATCGtaaggaatcctacttggagtccctcccaagccCCCCTGCTGCCGCCATATATAACCGAGGTGGAAGGAAAgtgggggaaagagggaaggaagtgggaatcctaatccacactttccttgccctctcctctttccttctcctcctcatatggctggcctctataggggcgcaccagggctggtgtgttctgctacctcttgagcactgcgttggttttcccttgaagaggaaatggtgatgcagcaaagtagcgtaagtatttccctcggtttttgagaaccaaggtatcaatccagtaggagacaacgctcaagtcccacgcacctacacaaacaaataagaaccttgcaaccaacgcgataaaggggttgtcaatcccttcacgaccacttgcaaaagtgagatctgacagagatgataagataatatttttggtatttttatgataaagattaaaagtaaagaaagcaaaataaacggcgatagaaatagctagttggcggaagattaatatgatggagaatagacccggggccataggtttcactagtggcttctctaaagatagcataagtattacggtgggtaaacgaattactgtcgagcaattgatagaattgagcatagttatgagaatatctaggtatgatcatgtatataggcatcacgtccgtgacaagtagaccgactcctgcctgcatctactactattactccacacatcgaccactatccagcatgcatctagagtattaagttcataagaacggagtaacgctttaagcaagatgacatgatgtagagggataaactcatgcaatatgatataaaccccatctttttatcctcgatggcaacaatacaatatgtgtcgtttcccctactgtcactgggatcgagcaccgcaagattgaacccaaagctaagcacttctcccatttcaagaaagatcaatctagtaggccaaaccaaactgataattcgaagagacttgcaaagataaccaatcatacataaaagaattcagaggagattcaaatattgttcatagataatcttgatcataaacccacaattcatcggacctcgacaaacacaccgcaaaaagaagagttacatcaaatagatctccaagagaatcgaggagaactttgtattgagatccaaagagagagaagaagccatctagctaataactatggacccgaaggtctgaggtaaactactcacacatcatcggagaggctatggtgttggtgtagaagcctccgtgatcaatgccccctccggcggagcgccggaaaaggccccaagatgggatctcacgggtacagaaggttgcggcggtgaaaatagggttttggctccgtatctgatggtttgggggtacgtaggtatatataggaggaagaagtaggtcggtggagccatgaggggcccacgagggtggagggcgcgcccaggggggtaggcgcgccccctgcctcgtggcttcctcgttggttgcttgacgtccgctccaagtcctctggatcacgtttgttccgaaaatcacgttcccgaaggtttcattccgtttggactccgtttgatattctttttccgcgaaacactgaaataggcaaaaaaacaaaaatttgggctgggcctccggttaataggttagtcccaaaaataatataaaagtgtattataaagcccattaaacatccaaaacagaatatataatagcatggaacaataaaaaattatagatacgttggagacgtatcaagcatccccaagcttaattcctgctcgtcctcgagtaggtaaatgataaaaacagaatttttgatgtggaatgctacttggcataattttcaatgtaattctcttatttgtgtcatgaatattcagatccgaaagattcaagataaaagtttaatattgacataaaagtaataatacttcaagcattcTAACTAAGAAATTATGTAAAGTTCAtctctacaaaatcatatagtttggtcatgctccattttcgtcacacaagaatgctctcatcatgcacaaccccgatgacaagccaagcaattgtttcatactttagtaatctcaacctttttcaactttcacgcaatatatgagcgtgagccatggatatagcactatgggtggaatagaatataatgatgggggttatgtggagaagacaaaaggggagaaagtctcacattgatgcggctaatcaacgagctagggagatgcccatcgattgatgtcaatgcaaggagtagggattgccatgcaacggatgcactagagctataaatgtatgaaagctcaacaaaagaaactaagtaggtggcatccaacttgcttgctcacgaagacctagggcatttgaggaagcccattgttggaatatacaagccaagttctataatgaaaaattcccactagtatatgaaagtgacaaaacaagaaactctctatcataaagatcatggtgctactttgaagcacaagtgtgaaaaaaaaagatagtagcattgccccttttttggcctttcttttttttggcctttctctttttttatttgggacaatactctatgaatgatgatcatcacacttctatttatttacaactcaatgattacaactcgatactagaacaaagtatgactctatacgaatgcctccggcggtgtaccgggatgggcaatgaatcaagagtgacatgtctgaaataatatgcatggtggctttgccacaaatacgatgtcaactacatgatcatgcaaggcaatatgacaatgatgaagcgtgtcatgataaacggaacggtggaaagttgcatggcaatatatctcggaatggctatggaaatgccataataggtaggtatggtggctgttttgaggaagatataaggaggtttatgtgtgatagagcgtatcgtatcacggggtttggatgcaccggcgaagtttgcaccaactctcaaggtgagaaagggcaatgcacggtaccgaagaggctagcaatgatggaagggtgagagtgcgtataatccatggactcaacattagtcataaagaactcgcatacttattgcaaaaatctacaagtcatcaaaaaccaagcactacgcgcatgctcctagggggatagattggtaggaaaagaccatcgctcgtccccgaccgccactcataaggaggacaatcaaagaacacctcatgtttcaaatttgttacacaacgtttaccatacgtgcatgctacgggacttgcaaacttcaacacaagtatttctcaaattcacaactactcaactagcaaaactttaatatcactacctccatatctcaaaacagtcatcaagcatcaaacttttcttagtattcaacgcacctataagaaagtttttactgaTCTTGGACgcctatcatattaggaataATTTCATAATTTaaacaaattaccatgctgttttgtaggactctcaaaataatataagtgaagcatgagagacaatagtttctataaaacaaaaccaccaccgtgctctaaaagatataagtgaagcactagagcaaaaactatatagctcaaaagatataagtgaagcacatagagtattctaataaattccgaatcatgtgtgtctctctcaaaagtgtattcagcgaggatgattgtggtaaactaaaaggcaaagactcaaatcatacaagacgctccaagaaaaacacatatcatgtggtgaacaaaaatatagctccaagtaaagttaccgatggacgaagacgaaagaggggatgccttccggggcatccccaagctttggctttttggtgtccttggatttaccttggggttccttggttccttgggcatccccaagcttaggctcttgccactccttgttccataatccatcaaatctttacccaaaacttgaaaacttcacaacacaaaactcaacagaaaatctcatgagctccgttagcgaaagaaaacaaaacaccacttcaaggtactgtattgaactcattctttatttatattggtgttaaaactactgtattccaacttctctatggtttataaactcttttactagccatagactcatcaaaataagcaaacaacacacgaaaaacagaatctgtcaaaaacagaacagtctgtagtaatctgtatctaacgcaaacttctggaactcagaaaaatctaccaaaataggaagacctagataatttgtttatttatctactgcaattggaataagtattttatcacgttctggtgatttttaacaattgttttcgtgaacagaaagtttctggaattttcagcaagatcaaataactatcatccaagaagatcctataggtttcacttggcacaaacactaattaaaacataaaaacacatcaatcagaggctagatcaattatttattcaaaaacagaaagtaaataaattgggttgtctcccaacaagcgcttttgtttaatgcccctagctaggcttTGATAATTCTaacgatgctcacatgaaagacaagaattgaagagcaaagagagcatcatgaaacacatggcaaacacatctaagtctaacatacttcctattcataggcatcttataggcaaacaaattatcatagcaagcaaaaactagcatatgcaaggaagcggaaagaaacaatagc
This sequence is a window from Aegilops tauschii subsp. strangulata cultivar AL8/78 chromosome 7, Aet v6.0, whole genome shotgun sequence. Protein-coding genes within it:
- the LOC109740460 gene encoding E3 ubiquitin-protein ligase EL5, with the translated sequence MVQESEQADAAAMDSSSGWAVAPAVSAAAPTMPIGGILTMAGIFLVFLTFALALIFLQYYFNTSVRTAPRGRPRGVRGAASGGVDPELLRSLPVTVYRAGPKGSTDDVGVECAVCLTELEDGEEARFLPRCGHGFHTECVDMWLASHTSCPLCRATVGKPDASQALTPTSLPSLPPEPVNYAGNLPASVLLGVSDQATLAAVTVTSHGGHSSPSALATAAVLVIDIPDSRTVATPRGASKSPGLARLRSLKRLWSFGRQGPSGSTPPCSGGSGSGTADTDQGISITCATPRAPV